In Stutzerimonas stutzeri, a genomic segment contains:
- the rplK gene encoding 50S ribosomal protein L11, with amino-acid sequence MAKKIQAYIKLQVKAGQANPSPPVGPALGQHGVNIMEFCKAFNARTQGQEAGLPTPVIITVYSDRSFTFETKSTPAAVLLKKAAGITSGSARPNTQKVGTVTRAQLEEIAKTKNADLTAADLDAAVRTIAGSARSMGLNVEGV; translated from the coding sequence ATGGCTAAAAAGATTCAAGCTTATATCAAGCTTCAGGTAAAGGCCGGTCAGGCCAACCCGTCGCCGCCTGTAGGTCCCGCACTGGGCCAGCACGGCGTCAATATCATGGAATTCTGCAAGGCATTCAATGCCCGTACTCAAGGCCAGGAAGCGGGTCTGCCGACGCCGGTGATTATCACCGTTTATAGCGATCGAAGCTTCACCTTCGAGACCAAGAGCACGCCAGCTGCTGTTCTGCTGAAGAAAGCTGCGGGCATCACTAGTGGTTCTGCTCGTCCGAACACCCAGAAGGTCGGCACCGTTACTCGTGCTCAGCTGGAAGAGATCGCGAAGACCAAGAACGCTGATCTTACCGCCGCTGATCTTGATGCGGCCGTGCGCACCATCGCCGGCTCCGCTCGCAGCATGGGCCTGAATGTGGAGGGTGTGTAA
- a CDS encoding type III pantothenate kinase: MILELDCGNSFVKWRVISTGDGLVASEGIATQAIDLIQDLLDRNIGKITRCRLVSVRSDTETASIVGVLSESLKVSVATARPVERFAGVVNGYRNQQRLGLDRWLAILAAYDLRKAACLIIDLGTAITVDLVADDGVHLGGYITPGIALLRGQLVDHTRRIRYDEAEAALALSDVAPGRSTAEAVERGCLIMVRSYLSSQISSARRQLGNDFAVYVTGGDAAIAADLPGVRYMPDLVFRGLAIACP, encoded by the coding sequence ATGATTCTTGAGCTCGATTGCGGTAACAGCTTCGTCAAATGGCGCGTTATTTCTACCGGCGATGGCTTGGTGGCATCTGAAGGCATTGCGACTCAGGCGATTGATCTTATTCAGGATTTGCTCGATAGGAACATTGGGAAAATCACACGCTGTCGTCTGGTTAGTGTTAGAAGCGACACCGAAACTGCGTCAATAGTAGGCGTGCTCTCTGAGTCGCTGAAAGTGAGCGTAGCCACAGCGCGTCCAGTCGAGCGTTTTGCTGGGGTTGTTAATGGATACCGTAACCAACAACGTTTAGGGTTGGATCGCTGGCTTGCTATCCTTGCTGCCTATGATTTGCGCAAGGCGGCCTGTTTAATTATCGATCTAGGCACGGCTATTACCGTAGATCTAGTGGCTGACGACGGGGTGCACCTCGGCGGCTACATAACGCCTGGAATCGCCCTGCTGCGAGGGCAGTTGGTCGATCACACTCGCCGCATCCGATACGACGAGGCAGAAGCTGCGCTTGCGTTGAGCGACGTCGCTCCAGGCAGGAGTACCGCCGAAGCCGTGGAGCGAGGCTGTTTGATCATGGTGCGTAGTTATCTCTCCAGTCAGATTTCCTCCGCCAGAAGACAGTTAGGTAACGACTTTGCTGTCTATGTCACCGGGGGCGATGCAGCAATAGCAGCAGACCTCCCTGGGGTAAGATATATGCCGGATTTAGTTTTCAGAGGCCTGGCGATAGCCTGTCCCTAA
- the tssA gene encoding type VI secretion system protein TssA yields MTFSSKLAAQTLAAAKAPITATSFAGDDVRYVAEYELLEHELGKAASVHAAGTVDWEAVREGSENLLSTQTKDLRIAAWLTWSLYQRDSFLGLHAGLAMIGFLCRNHWKEIHPRKDRTRAAAVSWLIPRMEQVLADHVPMGEQLPLFEQITLELRGLESCLATYLGTQAPLLLPLCRRLEDMVKRAGAAHPQPGAVGAAIAQVKQAAAQVFTATTPVEHEKDAQKSLRSLQDQGRPLCNWWLKQKATDLKPLRLARTLLWLSIESLPERNAEQISALRGVPADKLASYRERFAQGLYADLLADLEASIARAPFWLDGQRLAWECLNELDAKQAMREVEIQLALFLQRMPGLEELRFHDGTPFADAETRAWISARVIPHLQPAQPPSESASNLSGATPAWEEALQEVLPHLRKDGLKSAVQKLKLGLNQARGGRERFFWQLTLARLCFQAKKYDLAKTQLESLDQTLQANGLCDWEPDLALEVLRLLHSCCELLPQNHAVRESKDEIYRRLCHLDLEVVLD; encoded by the coding sequence ATGACATTTTCTAGCAAGCTAGCCGCTCAAACTCTAGCGGCAGCAAAAGCTCCAATTACCGCGACCAGCTTCGCAGGCGATGATGTTCGCTACGTTGCCGAGTACGAACTCCTGGAGCATGAGTTAGGCAAGGCGGCTTCGGTGCACGCCGCCGGTACCGTTGACTGGGAAGCCGTGCGTGAGGGTAGCGAAAACCTGCTAAGCACCCAGACGAAGGATTTGCGAATCGCTGCCTGGTTGACCTGGAGTCTGTATCAACGCGATTCGTTCCTTGGCCTGCACGCCGGCCTCGCCATGATCGGCTTCCTCTGCCGTAATCACTGGAAAGAGATTCATCCACGCAAGGATCGCACTCGTGCAGCTGCGGTCAGCTGGTTGATCCCGCGCATGGAGCAGGTGTTGGCTGACCATGTGCCGATGGGGGAGCAGCTACCTCTGTTCGAGCAGATTACGCTCGAACTGCGCGGCCTCGAAAGTTGCCTAGCAACATACCTGGGGACACAAGCTCCGCTTCTTTTACCTCTATGCCGTCGACTGGAGGACATGGTCAAGCGAGCTGGCGCCGCCCATCCACAGCCCGGTGCCGTCGGCGCGGCCATTGCCCAAGTCAAGCAGGCAGCAGCGCAAGTGTTCACCGCCACCACACCGGTTGAGCACGAAAAGGACGCACAAAAGAGCTTGCGTAGCTTGCAGGATCAGGGCCGCCCTTTATGCAACTGGTGGCTTAAGCAGAAAGCCACCGATCTCAAGCCGTTGCGCTTGGCCCGTACGCTACTGTGGCTATCGATCGAGAGCCTACCGGAACGCAACGCCGAGCAGATCAGCGCCCTGCGCGGCGTTCCGGCAGATAAGCTTGCCAGCTATCGGGAGCGCTTCGCACAGGGTCTTTATGCCGACCTGTTAGCAGACCTGGAAGCCAGCATCGCGCGCGCTCCTTTCTGGCTCGATGGCCAGCGCCTGGCCTGGGAGTGCCTGAACGAACTCGACGCCAAACAGGCGATGCGCGAGGTCGAAATCCAGCTCGCACTGTTCCTGCAGCGCATGCCGGGCCTCGAGGAGTTGCGTTTCCATGATGGGACCCCTTTCGCCGACGCTGAAACCCGCGCATGGATCAGCGCCAGGGTGATTCCACACCTACAACCGGCACAGCCGCCAAGCGAATCGGCCAGCAACCTGAGCGGCGCCACGCCCGCCTGGGAAGAAGCGCTTCAGGAAGTCCTGCCACATCTGCGCAAAGACGGCCTTAAAAGCGCCGTGCAAAAGCTCAAGCTCGGCCTGAACCAGGCTCGGGGTGGGCGTGAGCGCTTCTTCTGGCAATTGACCTTGGCCCGGCTGTGCTTCCAGGCCAAGAAGTACGACTTGGCCAAGACCCAGCTCGAATCCCTCGATCAGACGCTGCAGGCCAACGGCCTCTGCGACTGGGAACCCGATCTCGCCCTCGAAGTGCTGCGTCTGTTGCATAGCTGCTGTGAGCTGCTACCGCAAAACCACGCCGTGCGTGAAAGCAAGGACGAGATTTACCGCAGGCTGTGCCACCTCGATCTTGAAGTGGTACTCGATTAG
- the nusG gene encoding transcription termination/antitermination protein NusG gives MAKRWYVVHAYSGYEKHVMRSLIERIKLAGMEDHFGEILVPTEEVVEMRNGQKRKSERKFFPGYVLVQMDMAEGAWHLVKDTPRVMGFIGGTADKPAPITDKEAEAILRRVADGSDKPKPKTLFEPGEVVRVADGPFADFNGVVEEVNYEKSRIQVAVLIFGRSTPVELEFSQVEKV, from the coding sequence GTGGCTAAGCGCTGGTATGTGGTTCATGCTTACTCGGGTTACGAGAAGCACGTCATGCGCTCGCTAATTGAGCGTATCAAGCTTGCTGGGATGGAAGATCATTTCGGCGAGATCCTCGTTCCCACTGAAGAAGTGGTCGAGATGCGTAATGGGCAGAAGCGCAAGAGTGAGCGCAAGTTCTTCCCGGGTTACGTACTTGTCCAGATGGATATGGCTGAAGGTGCCTGGCACTTGGTGAAAGATACGCCTCGTGTGATGGGTTTTATCGGTGGTACTGCTGATAAGCCGGCTCCGATCACCGATAAGGAGGCCGAGGCAATTTTGCGGCGTGTTGCGGATGGTAGCGACAAGCCGAAGCCAAAGACTCTGTTTGAGCCGGGCGAGGTTGTCCGAGTGGCGGATGGTCCTTTTGCTGATTTCAATGGCGTGGTTGAAGAGGTCAATTACGAGAAGAGCCGCATTCAGGTGGCTGTCCTTATATTTGGTCGTTCAACGCCGGTAGAGTTGGAGTTCAGTCAGGTCGAGAAGGTCTAG
- the tuf gene encoding elongation factor Tu: MAKEKFERNKPHLNVGTIGHVDHGKTTLTAALTKVCAETWGGSARDFSQIDNAPEEKARGITINTSHVEYDSSIRHYAHVDCPGHADYVKNMITGAAQMDGAILVCSAADGPMPQTREHILLSRQVGVPYIVVFLNKADMVDDAELLELVEMEVRDLLSTYDFPGDDTPIIIGSALMALNGQDDNEMGVSAVRKLVETLDSYIPEPERAIDKPFLMPIEDVFSISGRGTVVTGRVERGIVKVQEEIEIVGIRATTKTTCTGVEMFRKLLDEGRAGENVGVLLRGTKRDDVERGQVLAKPGTIKPHTKFEGEVYVLSKEEGGRHTPFFKGYRPQFYFRTTDVTGNCELPEGVEMVMPGDNIKMVVTLIAPIAMEDGLRFAIREGGRTVGAGVVAKIIE, encoded by the coding sequence ATGGCTAAAGAAAAATTCGAACGTAACAAACCGCACCTGAACGTCGGTACCATTGGTCACGTCGACCATGGCAAAACCACGCTCACCGCAGCGCTGACCAAGGTCTGTGCTGAAACTTGGGGCGGCTCTGCGCGTGACTTCTCGCAGATCGACAACGCGCCGGAAGAGAAGGCTCGTGGTATCACCATCAACACGTCTCACGTTGAATATGATTCCTCGATCCGTCACTACGCACACGTTGACTGCCCGGGCCACGCTGACTATGTAAAGAACATGATCACCGGTGCTGCGCAGATGGACGGCGCGATCCTGGTTTGCTCTGCTGCTGACGGCCCGATGCCGCAGACCCGTGAGCACATCCTGCTGTCCCGTCAGGTTGGCGTTCCCTACATCGTAGTCTTCCTGAACAAGGCAGACATGGTGGACGACGCTGAGCTGCTTGAGCTGGTTGAGATGGAAGTGCGTGACCTGCTGTCGACCTACGACTTCCCGGGCGACGACACGCCGATCATCATCGGTTCCGCGCTGATGGCTCTCAACGGCCAGGACGACAACGAGATGGGCGTATCGGCCGTGCGTAAGCTGGTCGAGACTCTGGATAGCTACATTCCGGAGCCTGAGCGCGCCATCGACAAGCCGTTCCTGATGCCGATCGAAGACGTGTTCTCGATCTCTGGTCGCGGTACCGTTGTGACCGGTCGTGTCGAGCGCGGCATCGTCAAGGTTCAGGAAGAAATCGAGATCGTCGGTATCCGTGCCACGACCAAGACTACCTGCACCGGCGTTGAAATGTTCCGTAAGTTGCTCGACGAAGGTCGTGCAGGCGAGAACGTTGGCGTGCTGCTGCGCGGCACCAAGCGTGATGACGTCGAGCGTGGCCAGGTTCTGGCCAAGCCGGGCACCATCAAGCCGCACACCAAGTTCGAAGGCGAAGTCTACGTACTGAGCAAGGAAGAAGGCGGTCGTCACACGCCGTTCTTCAAGGGCTACCGTCCACAGTTCTACTTCCGTACTACTGACGTGACCGGTAACTGTGAGCTGCCGGAAGGCGTTGAAATGGTAATGCCGGGCGACAACATCAAGATGGTTGTCACCCTGATCGCTCCGATCGCCATGGAAGACGGTCTGCGCTTCGCGATTCGCGAAGGCGGCCGTACCGTTGGTGCCGGCGTGGTTGCCAAGATCATCGAATAA
- the birA gene encoding bifunctional biotin--[acetyl-CoA-carboxylase] ligase/biotin operon repressor BirA, whose product MDTLLRLLSDGRFHSGEELGAALGVSRSAVWKYLRSFEGEYDIELFKVPGRGYRLAEPLSLLSYEDCSVVLARLRWELCLRETVDSTNAEALRLLRSDVVAPFVVLAERQTNGRGRRGRVWASPPAQNLYYSLALKIVNGSGGLSGLSLVVGLAVLRALRRAGVTGAGLKWPNDLYVGGKKIAGILLELTGDPADVCHVIIGIGINVNMISGGLDIGQPWTSVRAQTGVLADRSELANFVSESLHHYLAMHAREGFSSLRGEWEANNIWQGKRCTLSSGTQQVKGLMVGIDEQGALRLLVDGLGEQRFSGGELSLRLDHDS is encoded by the coding sequence ATGGATACCTTATTACGGCTACTTAGTGATGGTCGCTTTCATTCCGGCGAAGAGCTGGGTGCTGCTTTAGGTGTTAGCCGGAGTGCTGTGTGGAAATATCTGCGGAGTTTTGAAGGCGAGTACGATATTGAACTATTCAAAGTGCCGGGAAGAGGTTATCGGCTAGCGGAGCCGCTCTCGCTCTTGAGCTACGAGGATTGCTCTGTTGTATTGGCTCGCCTGCGTTGGGAGCTTTGTCTCCGCGAGACGGTGGATTCTACTAATGCCGAAGCGTTGAGGTTGCTGCGATCAGACGTTGTTGCGCCCTTCGTTGTGTTGGCTGAGAGGCAAACCAATGGGCGAGGTCGTAGGGGGCGGGTATGGGCGAGTCCGCCTGCGCAAAACCTCTACTATTCTTTAGCTCTGAAAATCGTGAATGGGTCTGGGGGGCTGTCAGGTTTGAGCTTGGTGGTAGGCTTGGCGGTTCTCCGTGCGTTGCGTCGAGCCGGAGTTACAGGCGCTGGGCTTAAGTGGCCCAACGATCTTTACGTTGGCGGCAAAAAAATAGCTGGCATCCTGTTGGAATTAACCGGCGACCCAGCCGATGTATGTCACGTTATTATCGGCATTGGAATAAATGTAAATATGATCTCGGGTGGTCTGGACATAGGTCAGCCTTGGACGTCAGTAAGGGCTCAGACGGGAGTCTTGGCGGACCGAAGTGAGCTGGCGAATTTTGTCAGTGAGTCACTGCATCATTATTTGGCTATGCATGCGCGGGAAGGGTTCTCCTCGCTGCGTGGCGAATGGGAGGCAAATAATATCTGGCAGGGCAAGCGCTGCACCTTAAGCAGCGGCACCCAGCAGGTTAAAGGCTTGATGGTTGGCATAGACGAGCAGGGTGCTCTACGGCTTTTGGTTGATGGCCTGGGGGAGCAACGCTTCAGTGGAGGAGAACTAAGCTTGAGGCTCGATCATGATTCTTGA
- a CDS encoding SPOR domain-containing protein, with the protein MRWLLMLLVILNLLLYLYHLNQAPPVVSEAAGQRTLSREAGIKLLSETKPLARRESVQNTANACLFLGGFDEESTALAIEQRLLSLDIDSEVAPVDEAAGVDYWVFLPPLVSRQASLRQLRELQSRNIDSYIITVGDLSNGISLGIFSRKDSAESVVNRLQGVDYKALIRELPRTHRRYWVRVVGARQHLLSGSLLAALMRDFPELEHRQMPCSSIATSE; encoded by the coding sequence ATGCGTTGGCTTTTAATGCTGCTAGTGATACTAAATCTGCTGCTTTACCTGTATCACCTAAACCAAGCTCCGCCGGTTGTAAGTGAGGCTGCAGGGCAGCGTACGCTATCAAGAGAGGCCGGCATCAAGCTGCTGAGCGAGACGAAGCCTTTGGCGCGCCGCGAGTCTGTGCAAAATACGGCTAACGCTTGCCTGTTTTTAGGAGGCTTTGATGAGGAGTCGACGGCCTTGGCAATTGAGCAGCGCTTGCTGAGCCTAGACATCGATTCCGAGGTCGCACCTGTCGATGAGGCTGCTGGCGTCGACTACTGGGTATTCCTGCCTCCGCTTGTGTCTCGGCAAGCATCGCTGCGCCAGCTGCGAGAACTGCAATCTCGCAATATCGATAGTTACATAATCACTGTTGGTGATCTGTCTAATGGAATATCTCTCGGGATATTTTCACGTAAGGATTCTGCTGAAAGCGTCGTCAATCGTCTGCAGGGCGTTGACTATAAGGCGTTGATTCGTGAGTTACCCAGGACGCATCGTCGTTATTGGGTGCGAGTAGTAGGCGCTCGGCAGCACTTGTTGAGCGGGTCGCTGCTTGCTGCGCTCATGAGAGACTTTCCTGAGCTCGAACATCGACAAATGCCGTGTTCAAGCATTGCAACTTCGGAATAG
- the secE gene encoding preprotein translocase subunit SecE encodes MNIKAEAKDTRFDLVKWFVVAALVVVAVVGNQYYSAEPILYRVLALLAFAVVAAFVALQTSKGRSFFVLLKEARVEIRKVVWPTRQETTQTTLIVVAVVLVMALLLWGLDSLLGWLVSMVVG; translated from the coding sequence ATGAATATCAAAGCAGAAGCCAAAGACACGCGCTTCGATCTGGTGAAGTGGTTTGTTGTGGCTGCTTTGGTGGTTGTGGCGGTGGTTGGTAATCAGTATTACTCCGCAGAGCCGATTCTGTATAGAGTTCTCGCGTTACTCGCTTTCGCTGTGGTTGCTGCTTTTGTGGCGCTGCAGACGTCAAAAGGCCGCTCCTTTTTTGTTTTGTTGAAAGAGGCGCGGGTCGAGATTCGCAAGGTCGTTTGGCCGACTCGTCAAGAAACCACTCAGACCACGCTGATAGTTGTGGCTGTTGTGCTTGTTATGGCGCTGCTGTTGTGGGGGCTTGATTCCCTGCTCGGTTGGCTGGTTTCCATGGTTGTAGGTTAA